A window of Candidatus Poribacteria bacterium genomic DNA:
ACCTGCGATTTTCTTTGCCATTGCTTTTTCCTACTTCGGTTTGTGAGCATTCCAAGGTACGTTTTACAAGTAAGACGGCGCGGACTCACAATCAGGGTTCTTTATTTAAACAACGTCGTTTGGGTTTAGTTTAATTCTTCCACTTCGAGTAAGCCCAAATCAACGGAGGTGGAGCGACCGAAAAGTGAAATGCTCAGGCGTAATCGTTGGTGTTCCATGTCAATTTCTTCGATTTCGCCGGGGAATCCACTAAACGGACCGTTTATGACCTTGACCTTATCGCCCACTTCATATTCCATTGCGGGTACGGGTGGGACTTCCTCTTCCTCAGTTGACATCTGGAGCATTGCTTCGACATCATCAGGGCTCAGAGGTGATGGATGTGACGTGGGACCTAAGAAGTTCATGACTCCGGGTGTTTCTTGTATGAGAGACCAACTCCTCTGCCCAATTGGATGGTCGACATGTGGACCGAGTTCG
This region includes:
- the nusG gene encoding transcription termination/antitermination factor NusG, producing MNQNMDGYWYVVQIYTGHEKKVKLNLDNMIAREELQDEILQVNVPETEVVEVKDSQRKVSLRPSYPGYVLVNTTHELGPHVDHPIGQRSWSLIQETPGVMNFLGPTSHPSPLSPDDVEAMLQMSTEEEEVPPVPAMEYEVGDKVKVINGPFSGFPGEIEEIDMEHQRLRLSISLFGRSTSVDLGLLEVEELN